The sequence below is a genomic window from Thiomonas sp. FB-Cd.
CAACGCTTTCGGCCGCGTCGACGCCACGCTGGAGCACCGCTACTTCGGCACCGGCTGGAATTTGCAGGCGGTGGGCGGCTCGCCATTATTGAACCTAAGCGCGAATTGGACGCGCGGGCCAACAACCTACTTGGCCGCGCTGGCCAATGGCGCGAATCCCGGTGGCAACATCGCGAGCTTGGTCGACGGCATGTTGTTGTCGCAATACCCTGACCCTGTGAGCCGTGCGCAGGCGGTGCAAAACCTGCTTAACAGTAGCGGCCTGCCAGCCAGTCTTGCGACGAGCAATAATTTCTTCACGGCTTCAGCAAACCTGCAAAATGCCCTGAGCCTTACGGCGCTCATGCTCCGCGAGCGCAACACATATGCGTTGACGCTCTACCGCGTCAAGACGGAGGATCTATTTTTGCCCGGGCAGGCTCTCCTACAAGCCATCCAGACACTTTCAACCGACAACATTCAAACTGGAGCCGCGCTCAATTTTGGCCGCAGGCTCACGCCAATCGACAACGTCAACTTCACGGTCGTGCGCGCGAATAATTCGGGCTTCGGACCGAATCAAGGACAAAGCTCGCGGCAGACCAGCTTCATGATCCAGCTTGACCACGGATTCTCCCCGCACACCACTGGCGTCATCGGCCTTCGTCGCCAATTTCTCGTGTCCACCGCCGTCCCCAACACCAACGAATCCGCCATTTACATCGGCGCGATCCACCGGTTTTAGATGCAGTACAGCCATGTACGAGCAGTTCTTTGGCCTCTCTGCGCCCCCATTCCAGATTAACCCCGACCCAAGCTTTTATTTCGAGAGTAGAGGCCACGGTAGCGCGCATCAGTACCTTCGCTTTGGCGCGTTCCAGGGCGAGGGTTTCATCGTTCTCACTGGAGACATCGGGGCTGGCAAAACCACTTTGTTGCGGGCGCTTCTGGCGGAGCTTGACCCAGCCAAAGTGGTGGCAGCGCAGATCGTCAGCACACAGCTTGAGGCCGGGGAACTGCTATCCGCCGTGGCCCTGGCTTTTGGCATTCCCTGCGACGGAATGAGCAAGGCTAAGCTTCTGGTCACGCTCGAGGCCTTTCTGGCATCCCTAGCGACGACCCATCGCCGCGCCCTGCTCATTATCGATGAGGCACAGAATCTGGGGCCGGCTGCGATCGAGGAATTGCGCATGCTCTCGAACTTTCAGTTCGGGAGCCGCGCGCTTCTGCAGAGCTTCTTGGTTGGCCAACCTGAGTTGCGAGATATCCTGCGCTTACCCCAAATGGAGCAGTTGCGCCAGCGCGTGATCGCAAGTTGTCACCTCGGCCCCATGGATGCCGATGAAACTCGCGCTTATATCGAACACCGTCTGCGCCACGTCGGCTGGGCGAATCGCCCCGCATTCAACGATGAGGCCTTCGAAACCGTGCACCACTGGTCGGCAGGCGTGCCGCGGCGCATTAACATGCTCTGCAGTCGCCTGTTGCTTTCTGCGTTCCTTGAAAACAGCGAGCTCATTGATGCCGAGCGCGTCGAACGTGTTGCAGCCGAAATCCGCGGCGAACTCACCGGCGCAGCGCAGCCCTCAACAGCGGGTGGTTCTAATGCGCCCACACACACGACCGCGCACGCCACGATCACTGATCCGGCCACACCGCCCGACCCGAGGCTCAAGCGCGAATCAGGCAGCCGCAAACCGGAAAAATCCTCTGCCGAGGCGACATTCCATGAAACACTGAATGCATCGCCACCTGAACACGTTTCGCATGCCGCCTATCTCGATCTTCAGCTTGCGGGCGATTTACCCCTCACCTCAAACCCACCCAGCGCAGGGCCGCTGCTATGCGTGGCTGCATCGCGCGCCGCTCTAATCGCGATAAGCGCCTTGATACGCGCCTTCGCAGCGCGCGAAGACCTGCCGCCAGTCAAACTGGTGCAAATCCTAGGTCCCGATGCGCTGACCGACGCGGAGATCGTAGCAAGCGACGCCGCTGATCTCGGCCTTCCGGACACCGGATTTATTCTCGACCTCCAAGCATCCAGCCAGGCTGGGCGCTTGGCTGAGGTCATGGCCACCTTCGCCGGCCTGCTGAACGCGCATGCCCCGAGCGCTGTGGTGATCTGCGACGAAGCTGGCGTGAGTGTCGTCTGCGCCTTGACCGCAAGCCAATGCCGCGTCCCAGTGGTGCGCATCGACGCCGGCTTCCGTCATGGCGAACGCAGCGATCTCCGCGAAACGAACCGGGTTTTGCTGGACAACATCGCGAGCCTGTTATGTGTCAGCGAGCATCCGGCGCTGACCCACCTTCAATCCGAGGGGATTCCAGACAGCCGTATGCACCTGACCGGAAATCCCTCCATCGACGCGCTGCTCCAATGTCTCCCACGTAGCGTCGATCCGGCCCGAACCCTGAGAAAATTCGGTGCCTCGCCAGACGTTTTGGCGCAGCCAAAAGGCTACGCCCTAGTCTGGATTGAACAGGCGGCGCAGGAGCAGGATGACCCCACACTGGCTGAGCGCAACTCTGCCCTGCATCGCCTCAGCAGCACTATCACCCTCGTCTGGCCCATGCGCCATATGCTAGGAGCCACGCTGCCACGACATCGCTCCCGCGGGGAGCCCGCCATGGTGGTTTTGCCCGAACTTAGCTATCTGGAACTTCTCGGCCTGCTACGGGAGGCCGTCTGCGTGCTGACCGACAGCGGTTGGATGCAGGATCACGCTACGGCGATTGGCGTTCCCTGTCTCACTCTGGCCCATGGCACGGAGCGACAGGCATCCGTACAAGATGGCACCAATGTGCTCGTGGGCTCGAGCCTGCGCCACATGTTCCAAGAAATTTCCGAAATTCTCGACAGCGGTGGAAAGCGCGCGCACCTCCCCGAGACGTGGGACGGACACGCGGCGGAACGGATCGCCTGGCACCTTTCCAACTGGCTATTTGCACAACGTGACGGCGCGTTCCGGGCCTATCTTGAACATGCCTAGACCGCCTGCGATTCCCCAAAAAAAGATCTTCCCCCGCATTCGCAGGTTTACCCGATTGCCTGGCTCCCGCATGATTCGTCGCTGCCTCGCACCCGCGCCGACTGAAAGCACCCTATGAACGACCTGCTTCGCCCGCTGTTCAATCTTTTTCCCGCCATGTGGGAGAAGCGCTGGTGGGGGCTTGCTGTGGCATGGGGCTTTGCGCTTCTCGGCGCGGTCGGCGTTGCAACCTACAAAGAACGCTACATGGCATCGGCCACGGTTTATGTTGACGTCCAGAGCACGCTGCGCCCCTTGCTCGAAGGCCTGACTGTCCAGCCAAACATCAGCGAACAAGTCAACATGCTCGCGCGCACCTTGTTGTCGCGTCCCAACATCAACACCATCATCAATGAAAACCACCTCCTCACCCCAGGAGCGGATGCGCTCAAACGCGAGCGACTCATCCAACAACTGACCAAGGCCATCGAGCTCAAGATCAACGGACGCGATAACCTCTACTCCGTCAGTTTCACCAGCAACAACCCCAATCAAACCCTAGGCGTGGTGCGCAGCGTTCTCCGCCTGTTCGTTACCAAAGGCATCGACAGCAACCGCAAGGATTCTGACCAAGCCGTGCAGTTTATCGACAGCCAGCTTGCCATCTACGACAGCAAGTTGCGTGATGCCGAAAACAAACTCAAACAGTTCAAGACCGCCAACCCGGGGTACTCCGGCCAAGCAACGACTGACTATTACACCAGGCAAGCGCAACTGCAAGACCAACTCACCTTGCTGCAAGGCCAACTGAGCTCAGCGGCAAGTTCGCGCGACGCCCTCCGCCGCCAGCTTGCTGACGTCAAGCCTACCCTGGCGCCACAGTTGCTGCCCGGCACCAACATCGTCGTTGGTGGCCAGACGCCCGACATCGACATGCGCATCGCCGCTCAGCGCAAGCGCCTGGACGATCTGCTACAGCGCTACACAGACGCCTACCCAGACGTGATCGCGACTCGCCAGACCCTAGCTCGTCTAGAGCGGGAAAAGCAACAGCAGGCGAAGGAAGCCCCACCGGCAGCGCCGAGCATCTCGTCGCAGTATTCTGAGGCCACCAATCCCGTTTATCAGCAGTTACGAATCAGCTTGGCGCAAGCCGATGCAAACGTGGCGGCGCTGCAGTCGCAAATGGGGGACGTACAGGCGCGTTTGGCGCAGCTTCGCACTCAGGCCACACAGATGCCAAAGCTCGATGAGCAATACAGTCAACTCAACCGCGATTACAACGTGCTCAATGATAATTACCAGAAGCTCGTCCAGCGCCGGGAAGCCGCACTGCTGTCGCGCAACCAAGACGACAGCCGCAAGCTTGACTATTTCCGTATCGTGGACCCACCTCGACTAGCCCCCACCGCGCTATTCCCGCGACGCACCTTCCTGATCGCTCTCGTACTGTTGCTGGCCATAGCACTTGGCATGCTCACAACCTACCTGCTTGTGCTGTTGGTGCCCACTTACCGCAATGCCAGGCAATTGCGTGAAACCACCGACCGACCCGTTCTTGGCTCGATTACCCTCGTTCCCACACGTTTGTTCCTTGCACAGGATCGGCGCAACCAGCATTTGTTCATGCTCGGCTCTGGATTGTTGGTCGTTGTGTTCGTGAGTTGGACGATTGTCAACATGCTTCACCTGATCCCTTGAGGAACACGCCGTGAGCACCATCGAACAAGCCAGCAAGCGCCTCGAACAACTCCGAAAGGCCGGGGTTGAGATGCCATGGGCGCACGACGCCGAATCGGCTGCACTCAGCCCCACTCACCCCGCGTCGTTGGCCGGGGTGCTACAGGACATCCCAACCCCCACGGCGCCGCTGGCACCAGCCAAGCACCGCATCGAGATCGATCTGGCGGGTCTGGAGCAGGCTGGTTACCTCATTCCAGGCTCACCACGTTCGCGTTTGCAGGATGAGTTTCGTGGGGTCAAGCGCCCGCTATTGGCAAACGTTCAAGGAAGAAAAACCGCCGACCCCGTGGAGCGCGGCAACCTCATCATGATCACAAGCAGTCTGCCTGGTGAGGGCAAGACCTTTACATCGATCAACCTGGCGATGAGCATGGCCATGGAGATGAACCACAGCGTGCTGCTGGTTGATGCTGACGCCACACGCATGTCAGCGGCCCGCCGCCTCGGTCTGCAAGACACGCGCCGGGGCCTGATTGATCTTCTACTCGATTCCACCCTGGACCTGTCCGACGTCGAGCTTTCCACCAATGTGGACAAGCTGACGTTCCTGCCTGCAGGCACGCAAGACGACCGCGCCACCGAGATTTTCAGCAGCCAGGCCATGAGAGACTTTCTCGATCGCATGGCCGCCCACCAGCAAGATCGCATCGTCATCTTCGATGCACCGCCCCTTCTGGCCTCAGCAGAGGCGCGTGTGATAGCCCCGCAGATGGGACAGATCGTTCTGGTCGTGCATGCGGGAAAGACTCATCAAGGGTCGGTGCAACAAGCGCTATCCATCCTTGAGGAAAGCGGCATCGTCATGACTCTCCTCAATCAGTCCCGCACACCCTCAGCATCTTCGCCCTATGGGTATTACGCATACTGAGTTCAAGGTTTGAGTACCGAACTTTGTGTCCCGCGTTCGCGCTTCTGAAGCAGCTGTCGCGGACCGGTCGTGACGTTCTTCTGGCTTGCCGCACGGTGCATGTGGCCACCAAAAATCCCTTGTCTTTACCCTATTCAAGGGGCACAAATCTGCGTCCCGAGACCCTAGACTGACGCTCATCGCCTCCGCACGCCTGTTTTTCTGCAACTGAATCCTTGCAGACTGGCTGGGTGTCGAGAGATGCGAATCGAACGTTAGCCTGGGCATCGCATGCGATGTGAAGCGGTGATGCCAGCGCTCTGGGGGAATATGGTCATGACCGCGCAGCAAAATACGATTGCAGAATCTACGCGAACCGTGCATGACGCATTCGCGCAGACTGCAGCGCGGCATGATGACGGGGTGGCGCTAGTGTATGGCGCGCATACGGTGCGCTATGGGCAACTTCAGGCCAATGCTGATGCGCTTGCGAACCGCCTGCGTGAATGCGGTGTCCACCCCGGCGAGGTCGTCGGCGTAGCGCTTCCGCGCTCATTCGACGCCATCAGCAGCATGTTGGCGATCTTGCAATGTGGTTGCGCCTACCTTCCACTTGATCCGACATATCCCGCCGCGCGCACGGTTCATATGCTGCACACGGCGCAGGCGCGGCTCGTCGTCGCAACCACCGTACACGCCCAGACCTTTGGCGCACATGCTGCCGTGCTTCAGCTCGACACCTCTGCACAGGCGGACCCGCGCCTGTCGGCACCCGCTGGCGTGGGCAGCATGCCTCTTGCCTACGTCATGTTCACCTCGGGTTCCACCGGCGTGCCCAAGGGAATCGGCATTCCGCACGCGGCAATCCTGCGCCTGGTACTTGAGCCCAACTTCATGCATCTTGGGCCTCGCACGCGCATGCTGCATGCCGCGCCACTCGGGTTCGACGCTTCGACGCTGGAAATCTGGGGCCCTCTTCTCAATGGTGGCTGCTGCGTTCTGCATGATGAAACTCTGCCCACACCCGCCGGGTTGGCGCGCACCATCCGCACCCACGCCGTCGATTCGGCTTGGCTGACAGCCGCCCTCTTCAACGCCGTTGTTGACGACAGTCCAGCGCAGCTGCGCGGCCTGCGCCAACTACTCACCGGCGGTGAGGCCCTGTCCGTACCCCATGTTCGCAAAGCCCTCGCTGCGCTGCCTGACACCCAAATCATCAACGGGTACGGCCCGACGGAATGCACAACGTTTGCCACCACGTACGCTATCCCGCGCGAGCTACCGGCCGATGCCCGCAGCGTCCCGATCGGCAAGCCGGTCAATGCCACCACCGTGCACGTGCTGGATGCGCAATTGCAACCACTGCCAACCGGCGACGTTGGCGAGCTCTACGTCGGCGGGGTTGGTCTTGGCGTGGGCTATCTCGGCCGCCCCGACCTCACTGCCGAGCGCTTCGTGCAAGCCCCTCCTTCCACCGAGCCGGGCGCGCGCCTTTATCGCACCGGGGACCTTGCGCGCGTCCTTCCGGACGGCAACCTTGATTACATCGGCCGCGCCGATTCGCAAATCAAGATTCGCGGATTTCGCGTCGAGCCGGGCGAAATCGAGATACGAATGCTGGAACACCCAGAGATCAGATCTTGCGCAGTTATCGCGCGCAAGGATCCGTCGGGCCGCGCGCGGCTTCTGGCGTACCTCGTGGCCAAAACCGACGCCGTGCCCGCAGCCTCGCTGCGCGCGCATCTGGCGGCGCGCCTGCCCGACTACATGGTCCCCGCGGCGTTCACCTGGTTGGATGCCCTGCCAATCACGCCCAACGGCAAGCTCGATACACGCGCGCTAGCCGATCCACCGGGCACGCGCCCTGAACTGGCGCAACCCTACCAAGCCCCGCGCGATCAAACGGAAGCGCGCATATGCGAGGCCTTTGCGCAGGCACTGGGCGTCGAACCTGTGGGGCGTTTGGACAATTTTTTCGACCTTGGCGGTGACTCGCTG
It includes:
- a CDS encoding XrtA system polysaccharide chain length determinant, with amino-acid sequence MNDLLRPLFNLFPAMWEKRWWGLAVAWGFALLGAVGVATYKERYMASATVYVDVQSTLRPLLEGLTVQPNISEQVNMLARTLLSRPNINTIINENHLLTPGADALKRERLIQQLTKAIELKINGRDNLYSVSFTSNNPNQTLGVVRSVLRLFVTKGIDSNRKDSDQAVQFIDSQLAIYDSKLRDAENKLKQFKTANPGYSGQATTDYYTRQAQLQDQLTLLQGQLSSAASSRDALRRQLADVKPTLAPQLLPGTNIVVGGQTPDIDMRIAAQRKRLDDLLQRYTDAYPDVIATRQTLARLEREKQQQAKEAPPAAPSISSQYSEATNPVYQQLRISLAQADANVAALQSQMGDVQARLAQLRTQATQMPKLDEQYSQLNRDYNVLNDNYQKLVQRREAALLSRNQDDSRKLDYFRIVDPPRLAPTALFPRRTFLIALVLLLAIALGMLTTYLLVLLVPTYRNARQLRETTDRPVLGSITLVPTRLFLAQDRRNQHLFMLGSGLLVVVFVSWTIVNMLHLIP
- a CDS encoding XrtA-associated tyrosine autokinase, producing MSTIEQASKRLEQLRKAGVEMPWAHDAESAALSPTHPASLAGVLQDIPTPTAPLAPAKHRIEIDLAGLEQAGYLIPGSPRSRLQDEFRGVKRPLLANVQGRKTADPVERGNLIMITSSLPGEGKTFTSINLAMSMAMEMNHSVLLVDADATRMSAARRLGLQDTRRGLIDLLLDSTLDLSDVELSTNVDKLTFLPAGTQDDRATEIFSSQAMRDFLDRMAAHQQDRIVIFDAPPLLASAEARVIAPQMGQIVLVVHAGKTHQGSVQQALSILEESGIVMTLLNQSRTPSASSPYGYYAY
- a CDS encoding XrtA/PEP-CTERM system-associated ATPase; its protein translation is MYEQFFGLSAPPFQINPDPSFYFESRGHGSAHQYLRFGAFQGEGFIVLTGDIGAGKTTLLRALLAELDPAKVVAAQIVSTQLEAGELLSAVALAFGIPCDGMSKAKLLVTLEAFLASLATTHRRALLIIDEAQNLGPAAIEELRMLSNFQFGSRALLQSFLVGQPELRDILRLPQMEQLRQRVIASCHLGPMDADETRAYIEHRLRHVGWANRPAFNDEAFETVHHWSAGVPRRINMLCSRLLLSAFLENSELIDAERVERVAAEIRGELTGAAQPSTAGGSNAPTHTTAHATITDPATPPDPRLKRESGSRKPEKSSAEATFHETLNASPPEHVSHAAYLDLQLAGDLPLTSNPPSAGPLLCVAASRAALIAISALIRAFAAREDLPPVKLVQILGPDALTDAEIVASDAADLGLPDTGFILDLQASSQAGRLAEVMATFAGLLNAHAPSAVVICDEAGVSVVCALTASQCRVPVVRIDAGFRHGERSDLRETNRVLLDNIASLLCVSEHPALTHLQSEGIPDSRMHLTGNPSIDALLQCLPRSVDPARTLRKFGASPDVLAQPKGYALVWIEQAAQEQDDPTLAERNSALHRLSSTITLVWPMRHMLGATLPRHRSRGEPAMVVLPELSYLELLGLLREAVCVLTDSGWMQDHATAIGVPCLTLAHGTERQASVQDGTNVLVGSSLRHMFQEISEILDSGGKRAHLPETWDGHAAERIAWHLSNWLFAQRDGAFRAYLEHA